In a genomic window of Pelotomaculum thermopropionicum SI:
- the SpoIVFB gene encoding Zn-dependent protease: protein MFNLPDLHSIALMLPAVILGLTFHELAHGWTADRLGDHTARHMGRLTINPLAHIDPVGLILLFLAGFGWARPVPVNPYNLKGDIGRGMLLVSLAGPAANMLLAVLSAVVLGAFHDLQLPYFEQIMFYMVHINVVLCFFNLIPVPPLDGSKILAGILPGRQNWLLQLEAYGAILLIILIFTGIIGLIFNIFVHPVVNMLFDLARYISRL, encoded by the coding sequence GTGTTTAACCTGCCTGACCTGCACAGCATAGCCCTGATGCTGCCGGCCGTAATTCTGGGTCTGACCTTTCATGAGCTGGCCCACGGCTGGACGGCGGACCGGCTGGGCGACCATACCGCCCGCCACATGGGGCGGCTGACGATCAACCCGCTTGCCCACATTGATCCGGTAGGGCTGATCCTGCTGTTTCTGGCCGGCTTCGGCTGGGCCAGGCCGGTGCCGGTTAACCCGTACAACCTTAAGGGGGACATAGGCCGGGGCATGCTTTTAGTTTCGCTGGCCGGGCCGGCTGCAAACATGCTTTTGGCCGTGCTTTCGGCGGTGGTTCTGGGGGCTTTTCATGACTTGCAGCTTCCCTATTTCGAGCAGATAATGTTTTATATGGTCCACATCAACGTGGTGCTTTGCTTTTTTAACCTGATTCCGGTGCCCCCGCTCGACGGCTCGAAAATTTTGGCCGGCATCTTGCCCGGCCGTCAGAACTGGCTCCTCCAGCTCGAAGCCTACGGGGCAATCCTGCTGATTATACTGATCTTTACGGGGATTATAGGCCTTATTTTCAACATTTTCGTCCACCCTGTTGTAAATATGCTGTTTGATCTTGCCAGGTACATATCCAGACTGTAA
- a CDS encoding activator of 2-hydroxyglutaryl-CoA dehydratase (HSP70-class ATPase domain): MKGYLGLDVGSVTTKIVFMDEGGIIREAIYMRTQGRPIATVQKGLKELCSRLPAGVKVKGVGTTGSGRYLAGVIVGADTVKNEITAHAVASSLLVPGVQTILEIGGQDSKIIILRNGVVSDFAMNTVCAAGTGSFLDQQAARLNIPVEKFGEIALQSTSPVRIAGRCAVFAESDMIHKQQMGCSLPDILAGLCEALVRNYLSNVGKGKEILPPVVFQGGVAANLGMVRAFEKELGVPVQVPPYFDVMGAVGAALLAREAVARKGISRFKGFGLADLEFKTRSFECSGCTNQCEVVEIDENGAIIARWGDRCGRWSSAGREAKIS, from the coding sequence GTGAAGGGCTACCTGGGACTGGATGTTGGATCGGTAACAACCAAAATAGTTTTTATGGATGAGGGCGGCATTATCCGCGAGGCAATATACATGAGGACGCAGGGCCGGCCCATTGCCACGGTGCAAAAGGGTTTAAAGGAGCTATGCAGCCGCCTGCCGGCAGGTGTAAAGGTGAAGGGTGTGGGCACGACGGGCAGCGGCAGGTATCTGGCCGGCGTTATAGTCGGAGCGGATACGGTGAAAAACGAGATTACAGCTCACGCCGTAGCATCTTCCCTGCTGGTGCCGGGAGTCCAGACCATTCTGGAGATAGGCGGGCAGGACTCGAAAATCATCATCCTGCGCAACGGTGTCGTGTCGGATTTTGCCATGAACACAGTCTGTGCGGCAGGCACCGGGTCTTTTTTGGACCAGCAGGCTGCCCGCCTGAACATACCGGTCGAAAAGTTTGGTGAAATAGCCCTGCAGTCCACCTCCCCGGTCCGCATTGCCGGGCGCTGCGCCGTGTTTGCCGAGTCCGACATGATCCACAAGCAGCAGATGGGCTGCAGCCTGCCGGACATCCTGGCGGGGCTCTGTGAGGCACTGGTAAGAAACTATTTGAGCAACGTGGGCAAGGGCAAGGAAATCCTCCCCCCGGTGGTTTTCCAGGGCGGAGTGGCGGCAAATCTCGGAATGGTCAGGGCTTTTGAAAAAGAACTGGGGGTGCCGGTGCAGGTACCGCCGTATTTCGACGTGATGGGGGCGGTTGGGGCGGCCCTGCTGGCGCGCGAAGCGGTGGCCAGGAAGGGGATCAGCCGTTTTAAAGGGTTCGGGCTGGCCGATCTTGAATTCAAGACCCGCAGCTTCGAATGCTCAGGCTGCACCAACCAGTGCGAAGTGGTGGAAATAGACGAAAACGGCGCAATCATTGCCCGCTGGGGAGACCGCTGCGGAAGGTGGAGCAGTGCCGGGCGGGAGGCAAAAATAAGCTAA
- the TrpS gene encoding tryptophanyl-tRNA synthetase, translated as MRVLSGIQPSGSLHLGNYFGMMKRMVEYQENNELFCFLVNYHALTSVFDAELLRRQTFEAACDFLALGLDPEKSVFWVQSDVQEVTELTWLLSNVTGMGLLERSHSYKDKTAKGIPASHGLFAYPVLMAADILLYGAEKVPVGKDQKQHLEIARDIAIRFNNTYGETFVVPEPDIEESVATVPGIDGQKMSKSYGNAIEIFAGEKEMREKVMKIKTDSTPVDQPKPVEGNVLYELYSLFLDEKEREKLKERFLTPGLKYGEVKKELFGVIWEYFAPYRKERERLVKDRQYVVDTLREGARKARQVAAVYLERARRNVGLDYWNE; from the coding sequence ATGCGCGTTCTTTCCGGGATTCAGCCTTCGGGCTCTTTGCACCTGGGCAATTACTTCGGAATGATGAAAAGAATGGTGGAGTACCAGGAAAACAACGAGCTGTTCTGCTTTCTGGTAAACTATCATGCCCTGACCTCAGTATTTGACGCAGAGTTGCTGCGCCGGCAGACTTTTGAGGCGGCCTGTGACTTTCTTGCGCTGGGCCTGGATCCGGAAAAGTCGGTGTTCTGGGTTCAGTCCGATGTGCAGGAGGTAACGGAACTGACCTGGCTGCTCTCAAACGTTACCGGGATGGGCCTGCTGGAGCGCAGCCATTCCTATAAGGACAAGACCGCCAAGGGAATTCCGGCCAGCCACGGCCTGTTTGCCTACCCGGTGCTCATGGCGGCGGATATACTTCTTTACGGGGCGGAAAAGGTCCCGGTGGGAAAGGACCAGAAACAGCACCTGGAGATAGCCAGGGACATTGCCATCCGCTTCAACAATACTTATGGAGAGACTTTTGTGGTGCCGGAGCCCGACATAGAGGAGTCGGTGGCTACCGTACCGGGTATTGACGGCCAGAAGATGTCCAAGTCCTACGGAAACGCCATTGAAATATTTGCCGGCGAAAAGGAAATGCGGGAAAAAGTGATGAAGATAAAGACCGACTCCACCCCCGTCGATCAGCCCAAGCCTGTTGAGGGAAATGTGCTTTACGAGCTGTATTCGCTCTTTTTAGATGAAAAAGAAAGGGAAAAGCTCAAAGAAAGGTTTCTTACCCCCGGCTTGAAGTACGGGGAGGTTAAAAAAGAGCTTTTCGGCGTGATCTGGGAATACTTTGCGCCGTACCGGAAGGAGCGGGAAAGGCTGGTGAAAGACAGGCAGTATGTGGTGGACACCCTGCGGGAAGGGGCGCGCAAGGCCCGCCAGGTTGCAGCGGTCTACCTTGAGCGGGCCCGGCGGAACGTGGGGCTGGACTATTGGAACGAATAG
- a CDS encoding hypothetical membrane protein — MTGVYIAAVLTVFFLTGLFMTVVRLCLHYERRGRDDEMALELSVWRGLLSYRLKIPVAEVKKPEIRPVTRFGPLLRAVPRPVFKIMAELSGRSGRPLAKEKRTVAVPGPAKIITSLCQNLSLLKRYGPAIKYLLKRVRLRRFRWLTEIGARDPARSGVITGLAWAAKGYLLPLICRLFSPGGARPQFAVRPSFEKPCFNSVLDCIFEVRIGHIIFAGFKALAIKMKQQ; from the coding sequence GTGACCGGTGTTTATATAGCGGCTGTTTTAACGGTCTTTTTCCTCACCGGCCTTTTTATGACCGTTGTCAGGCTTTGTTTGCATTACGAAAGGCGGGGCAGGGACGATGAAATGGCTTTGGAGCTTTCGGTATGGCGTGGCCTGCTCAGCTACAGGCTGAAAATCCCGGTGGCCGAAGTGAAAAAGCCGGAAATACGGCCGGTTACCCGGTTTGGGCCGCTGCTACGGGCCGTGCCGAGGCCTGTTTTTAAAATTATGGCCGAACTGAGCGGAAGGAGCGGCCGGCCTCTGGCCAAAGAAAAAAGAACTGTGGCCGTGCCCGGCCCGGCAAAAATAATAACCAGCCTTTGTCAAAACCTTTCGCTCTTAAAAAGATACGGCCCGGCAATAAAATACCTACTGAAACGGGTGCGCCTGCGCCGTTTCCGGTGGCTCACGGAGATAGGCGCCAGGGATCCGGCCCGGTCCGGTGTTATAACAGGCCTGGCCTGGGCCGCAAAGGGTTATTTGTTGCCCCTCATTTGCCGGCTGTTTTCTCCGGGCGGAGCCAGGCCGCAGTTTGCCGTAAGGCCGAGTTTTGAAAAGCCCTGCTTTAACAGCGTGCTCGACTGCATATTTGAGGTTAGAATTGGCCATATTATCTTTGCGGGTTTTAAAGCCCTGGCAATCAAGATGAAACAGCAATAA
- the LysA gene encoding diaminopimelate decarboxylase, whose translation MKLNGTMQVNEKGHLEIGGCDTVELARTFGTPLYVLDEALFRQNCRDYYTHFTVRYGAEAVYAGKALLNLAVCRIVEEEGLGLDVVSGGELYTALKANFPAEKIFFHGNNKSSAELAMALETGVGRIVVDNMFELELLNRMAGEVGKKAAVILRLTPGIEAHTHEYIKTGQIDSKFGLVIENGQAMAGVRRALEMDGIELKGVHCHIGSQIFELDSYSQAAKIMMSFVYLVYRETGCLLGELDMGGGLGVYYAEGDKPRPIQEYADVLMKAVMEKASEYGIPVPKVIVEPGRSICGPAGTTLYTVGAIKNIPGIRKYVAVDGGMGDNPRPALYQARYEACLANKAGRQPEEVVSVAGKCCESGDMLIWDISLPAAEPGDILAVSCTGAYNYTMSMNYNRLPRPAMVLVGNGRAELINRRETYEDLIRTDLLPERLLNGSR comes from the coding sequence ATGAAGTTAAACGGTACTATGCAGGTTAATGAAAAGGGACACCTTGAAATAGGTGGTTGCGATACAGTAGAACTGGCCCGTACCTTTGGGACGCCGCTCTATGTGCTGGATGAGGCCCTTTTCAGACAAAATTGCCGGGACTACTACACCCATTTCACGGTCAGGTACGGTGCGGAGGCCGTCTACGCCGGAAAGGCGCTTTTAAATCTGGCCGTTTGCCGCATTGTAGAGGAAGAGGGCCTGGGGCTGGACGTTGTTTCCGGCGGGGAGCTGTACACCGCCCTCAAGGCTAATTTTCCGGCAGAAAAGATTTTTTTCCACGGCAACAACAAGTCCTCCGCCGAACTTGCTATGGCCCTTGAAACCGGAGTGGGGCGCATAGTGGTCGACAACATGTTTGAGCTGGAGCTGCTAAACAGGATGGCCGGGGAGGTCGGCAAAAAGGCGGCGGTGATTCTCCGCCTTACTCCCGGAATTGAGGCGCACACCCACGAGTATATAAAAACGGGGCAAATTGACTCTAAGTTCGGCCTGGTCATAGAGAACGGCCAGGCCATGGCAGGCGTAAGGCGTGCCCTGGAAATGGACGGCATCGAGCTGAAGGGTGTGCACTGCCATATTGGCTCGCAGATTTTTGAACTTGATTCCTATTCCCAGGCGGCAAAGATTATGATGTCTTTTGTTTATCTGGTTTACAGGGAAACAGGCTGTCTTTTGGGCGAACTGGACATGGGAGGCGGCCTGGGAGTCTATTACGCCGAAGGGGATAAGCCCCGCCCGATTCAGGAGTATGCCGACGTCCTGATGAAGGCGGTGATGGAGAAGGCGTCCGAATACGGAATACCAGTGCCCAAGGTTATTGTCGAACCGGGGCGATCCATTTGCGGACCGGCGGGCACCACCCTTTATACGGTAGGCGCGATTAAAAACATACCCGGCATTCGCAAGTATGTTGCCGTGGACGGGGGCATGGGGGACAATCCCCGGCCGGCATTATATCAGGCCCGCTACGAGGCCTGCCTGGCCAACAAGGCAGGCCGGCAGCCTGAAGAAGTGGTTTCCGTTGCCGGAAAATGCTGCGAGTCGGGCGACATGCTAATCTGGGACATCAGCCTCCCCGCGGCAGAGCCGGGCGATATCCTGGCGGTTTCATGCACCGGCGCCTATAACTATACAATGTCGATGAACTACAACCGCCTGCCCCGGCCGGCAATGGTGCTTGTGGGCAACGGCCGGGCCGAATTGATAAACCGCCGGGAAACTTACGAAGATTTGATCAGGACCGATCTCCTGCCGGAAAGGCTTTTGAACGGATCCCGCTAA
- a CDS encoding uncharacterized conserved protein: protein MPEQHHPIEGLMKTAMESIKEMVDVNTVVGDPVETPDGTVIIPVSRVTCGFAAGGGEFEACGERREGEGEFQMPAFGGGSGAGVSVRPIGFLVVGNGQVRLLSVDGNAVVDRLIDIAPQVLSQIQAMLTRGGSRQGPGGQSGVQANAVQPPAGT, encoded by the coding sequence ATGCCGGAGCAGCATCACCCTATTGAAGGGCTAATGAAAACTGCAATGGAAAGCATAAAAGAAATGGTTGACGTGAACACGGTAGTGGGAGATCCGGTGGAAACTCCGGACGGCACCGTGATCATACCGGTGTCCCGTGTTACCTGCGGATTTGCGGCCGGCGGGGGCGAGTTTGAAGCGTGCGGGGAGCGCAGGGAAGGCGAAGGGGAATTTCAAATGCCGGCTTTTGGAGGAGGAAGCGGCGCCGGCGTATCGGTAAGGCCAATCGGCTTTCTGGTGGTCGGCAACGGGCAGGTCCGGCTTCTCTCTGTTGACGGGAACGCGGTAGTAGACCGCTTGATTGACATAGCGCCTCAGGTGCTCAGTCAAATTCAGGCCATGCTAACGCGGGGCGGCAGCCGGCAGGGACCGGGGGGGCAGTCCGGCGTCCAGGCAAATGCAGTTCAGCCGCCCGCCGGAACATAG
- the GerA gene encoding Bacillus/Clostridium GerA spore germination protein — protein sequence METEGKTRISKDLEENLRQLDAAMGIKKNFDVLTREMVIGGKKTVLLFVDGLTNDQTVTLVLQNLVALERAEMCPDSLKKLFREHIGYTEVNEVEYLEDIVDKVLGGPMAILLDGSEKALILDARIYPVRSPEEPDLERVIRGSRDGFVETLIFNTALIRRRIRDPKLRMEYFQVGTRSKSDIVVCYIEDIANPELVQSIKEKIEYIKIDGIPMGEKSVEELITPGSFWNPFPKVRYTERPDVAAMHLLEGHVLVLVDTSPSVIIAPATYFHHLQHAEEYRQNPTVGVYLRWVRFIGVAVSLFLLPLWFLLASNPELRPSWLAFVGVEKPTEIPLIFQFILAEIFIDMIRLATIHTPAALATATGIIAAVLIGELATRVKLFSEEVVLYTAVVAIGTFLTPSIEMANANKLVRLGLLILTALFGLPGFVFGVLVIFVALALNKSFGIPYLWPLIPLNLKALGGVLVRTPVPVLNTRPSILKPVDQDRQVVAAPVRKRMGRNK from the coding sequence GTGGAAACGGAAGGCAAAACCAGGATCAGCAAGGACCTGGAGGAAAATCTGCGGCAGCTTGACGCCGCCATGGGTATTAAGAAGAACTTTGACGTCCTTACCAGGGAAATGGTTATTGGAGGGAAAAAGACGGTCCTTCTGTTTGTTGACGGGCTTACCAACGATCAGACGGTTACCCTGGTCCTGCAGAACCTGGTGGCGCTGGAGCGCGCCGAGATGTGTCCGGACAGCCTGAAGAAGCTGTTCAGGGAGCATATAGGGTACACTGAAGTGAACGAGGTGGAGTACCTCGAGGATATTGTTGACAAGGTGCTGGGCGGCCCCATGGCCATCCTGCTGGACGGGTCGGAAAAGGCCCTGATTCTGGATGCCCGGATCTATCCCGTCCGCAGCCCTGAGGAACCGGACCTGGAGAGGGTTATCCGGGGCTCCCGGGACGGCTTTGTTGAAACGCTGATTTTCAACACGGCCTTAATCCGCCGGAGGATAAGAGACCCCAAGCTGCGCATGGAATATTTCCAGGTGGGAACGCGTTCAAAGTCAGATATCGTCGTATGTTACATTGAGGACATAGCCAATCCGGAGCTGGTACAAAGCATAAAAGAGAAAATCGAATACATAAAGATAGACGGTATCCCGATGGGCGAAAAATCGGTGGAGGAACTGATAACCCCAGGCAGTTTCTGGAACCCTTTCCCCAAGGTGCGCTACACCGAGCGGCCTGACGTGGCTGCCATGCACCTGCTGGAGGGACACGTGCTGGTTCTGGTGGATACCTCGCCCAGCGTGATTATAGCCCCGGCCACTTATTTCCATCACCTCCAGCACGCCGAAGAGTACCGCCAGAACCCCACCGTCGGCGTCTACCTGCGCTGGGTGCGGTTTATCGGTGTGGCGGTTTCTCTGTTTCTTCTGCCGCTGTGGTTTCTCCTGGCCAGCAATCCCGAACTGCGTCCTTCATGGCTGGCATTTGTTGGCGTTGAAAAGCCGACCGAAATACCGTTGATATTTCAGTTCATCCTGGCCGAAATTTTCATCGACATGATCAGGCTGGCAACGATTCACACCCCGGCCGCTCTGGCCACGGCCACGGGCATTATTGCGGCAGTACTGATCGGCGAACTGGCAACCAGGGTGAAGCTTTTTTCCGAAGAGGTTGTATTATATACGGCTGTGGTGGCAATCGGAACCTTTTTAACCCCCAGCATCGAAATGGCCAATGCCAACAAGCTGGTGCGCCTGGGCCTGCTCATCCTGACGGCATTGTTCGGCCTGCCCGGTTTTGTTTTTGGTGTACTGGTAATATTTGTAGCCCTGGCCCTGAACAAATCTTTCGGCATACCTTACCTGTGGCCGCTTATACCGCTGAACTTGAAGGCGCTGGGCGGAGTGCTGGTGCGGACACCGGTGCCGGTGCTGAATACCAGGCCCAGCATCTTAAAGCCGGTTGACCAGGACCGCCAGGTTGTGGCTGCCCCGGTGCGCAAGCGCATGGGCAGGAACAAATAG
- a CDS encoding hypothetical protein (containing COG0517and COG0617 domains): MEIITTHTNADMDAMASMVAAQKLYPGAVMVFPGALLKNVEEFMALHKDTLNVRTVRDIVPDLVERVILVDTKSPVRLDKLARVVEKPGVEIHIYDHHPRGEGDIRGQVEVVEMVGATTTLLVEKIKERGLKITPMEATMLSLGIYEDTGSLIFSGTTARDAEAVAYLLAQGANLAVVADFLERPLTEEQRALLKTLLMSAERFEINGIKFLVAKGNVDEYVGGLDLLTHKLAGFAHLDAVFTVVEMDDRVHIVARSSVPEVSVKEILAVFGGGGHPAAASAVVKKADAGQVTEQLLKAIRSKARPPATAAEIMSCPVKTITPETVIEEAGMVMLRYGHTGLPVVKGEQVLGVISRRDVEKALHHGLGHAPVKGFMSTNLITAEPDTPVSAVRELMVRHDIGRLPVLKEGKLVGIVSRTDLLRTLHGDVQSRHQKVYSARGGEMYGNIRDLMRRGLPPEYISLLEHAGEIAFNMGYRVYAAGGIVRDLLLGMECLDIDLVVEGDGIELARALGQDYGARVRVHQKFKTATVLLPGEWQVDVATARMEFYQYPAAMPQIEASSLHQDLYRRDFTINAMAVSLNRDDFGEVVDFFGGREDLQRGLIRVLHNLSFVEDPTRLLRGIRFEKRYNMSLEPQTLKLAQEAIRSKMLARVSRERIWEELKCILLEPRPGPALARLAELKLWDFLFPAVDYSKIAPVIDELPRSINFLRSCNVPGIGETWLIYFLAVLHQMDRQSADEILSLYRLGRRQAEKIDAALGGWRDVVEGLRCHIATSGLARRLISVPTETYPLILAYLETNELRRRFCDVLTAVSCEKPAISGKDLRHMGYRPGPAFKKALDAVWQARLDGIVSTRQEELEYAKEFLSKYGGER, encoded by the coding sequence ATGGAAATAATTACTACCCACACCAACGCCGATATGGATGCCATGGCCTCCATGGTAGCAGCGCAAAAGCTATACCCTGGCGCGGTGATGGTGTTCCCTGGGGCTCTTTTAAAAAACGTCGAGGAGTTTATGGCCCTGCACAAGGACACCCTGAATGTCAGGACGGTCAGGGACATTGTGCCCGATCTGGTTGAAAGGGTCATACTGGTGGATACGAAGTCGCCCGTCCGCCTGGACAAACTGGCCAGGGTGGTCGAAAAGCCCGGCGTCGAGATACATATTTACGACCACCATCCCCGGGGCGAGGGCGATATCCGCGGCCAGGTGGAAGTAGTTGAAATGGTCGGGGCCACCACCACCCTGCTGGTCGAAAAGATAAAGGAGCGGGGCCTTAAAATAACGCCGATGGAGGCTACAATGCTTTCCCTGGGCATTTACGAGGATACCGGTTCTCTAATCTTTTCCGGCACCACGGCCAGAGATGCCGAAGCTGTTGCCTACCTGCTTGCCCAGGGGGCCAATCTTGCCGTTGTGGCCGACTTTCTGGAAAGGCCGCTCACCGAGGAGCAGAGGGCTCTTTTGAAAACGCTCCTGATGTCTGCCGAAAGGTTTGAAATAAACGGAATAAAGTTTCTTGTGGCAAAGGGGAATGTGGACGAGTATGTGGGAGGTCTGGACCTCCTGACCCACAAGCTGGCCGGTTTTGCCCACCTTGATGCCGTCTTCACGGTGGTGGAGATGGATGACCGCGTTCATATAGTAGCGCGGAGCAGCGTGCCTGAAGTCAGCGTAAAGGAGATTCTGGCCGTTTTTGGAGGCGGCGGGCACCCGGCGGCAGCATCCGCCGTCGTGAAAAAGGCCGACGCGGGACAGGTGACGGAGCAGCTTCTGAAGGCAATCCGTTCAAAGGCAAGGCCGCCCGCAACTGCGGCGGAGATCATGTCCTGCCCGGTGAAAACAATTACACCCGAAACAGTTATCGAAGAGGCCGGGATGGTCATGCTGCGTTACGGCCATACCGGGCTTCCGGTGGTAAAGGGGGAGCAGGTGCTGGGCGTGATTTCCCGGCGCGACGTGGAAAAAGCCCTCCACCACGGCCTGGGGCACGCTCCGGTCAAAGGGTTTATGAGCACCAACCTGATTACTGCCGAACCGGACACTCCCGTGTCGGCGGTGCGCGAACTGATGGTCAGGCACGACATAGGCCGCCTTCCCGTTTTAAAAGAGGGGAAGCTGGTGGGGATTGTGTCCCGCACCGACCTGCTCCGCACCCTCCACGGGGACGTGCAAAGCAGGCATCAAAAGGTTTATAGCGCCCGCGGCGGTGAAATGTACGGGAATATCCGGGACTTGATGCGCCGCGGCTTGCCTCCGGAATACATTAGTCTGCTTGAGCATGCCGGAGAAATAGCGTTTAATATGGGGTACAGAGTTTATGCCGCGGGCGGTATCGTGCGCGACCTGCTGCTCGGGATGGAGTGCCTGGACATCGACCTGGTGGTGGAAGGAGACGGCATTGAGCTGGCCCGGGCCCTGGGGCAGGATTACGGGGCCAGGGTCAGGGTCCATCAGAAATTCAAAACGGCCACTGTTCTGCTCCCGGGCGAATGGCAGGTTGACGTGGCCACGGCCAGGATGGAATTCTATCAGTACCCTGCTGCCATGCCCCAGATCGAGGCCTCTTCCCTGCACCAGGACCTCTACCGGCGCGATTTTACCATCAACGCCATGGCGGTTTCCTTAAATCGTGACGATTTCGGCGAAGTGGTGGACTTTTTCGGGGGGCGGGAGGACCTGCAGCGCGGCCTGATCCGGGTGCTGCACAACCTGAGCTTTGTGGAGGACCCGACCCGCCTTTTAAGAGGGATAAGGTTTGAAAAGCGTTATAATATGTCCCTGGAGCCGCAGACCCTGAAACTGGCCCAGGAGGCAATCCGCAGCAAGATGCTGGCCAGGGTTTCCAGGGAGCGAATCTGGGAGGAGCTAAAGTGCATTTTGCTGGAACCCCGTCCCGGCCCGGCGCTTGCCCGGCTGGCCGAACTGAAGTTGTGGGACTTCCTTTTCCCGGCGGTGGACTATTCGAAGATTGCTCCCGTTATTGATGAACTGCCGCGTTCGATCAACTTCTTGCGTTCGTGCAATGTGCCGGGAATTGGCGAAACCTGGCTGATCTACTTTCTGGCCGTGCTGCACCAGATGGACCGGCAATCTGCTGACGAGATTTTAAGCCTTTACCGCCTCGGCAGGCGGCAGGCGGAAAAAATTGATGCCGCGCTGGGCGGCTGGCGGGACGTTGTGGAGGGGCTGCGCTGCCATATTGCCACCAGCGGGCTTGCCAGGCGGCTGATATCCGTCCCCACAGAAACTTACCCGCTGATCCTGGCTTACCTGGAAACCAACGAGCTTAGAAGGCGCTTTTGCGATGTGCTTACCGCCGTGAGTTGCGAAAAGCCGGCCATAAGCGGGAAAGACCTGCGCCACATGGGCTACAGGCCGGGGCCCGCTTTCAAGAAAGCTCTGGATGCGGTGTGGCAGGCCCGCCTGGACGGGATCGTCAGTACCAGGCAGGAAGAGCTGGAATACGCGAAGGAATTCCTTTCAAAGTACGGAGGGGAGAGATAA
- a CDS encoding predicted permease, with amino-acid sequence MSFIIGLVAGTFGGLVGLGGGIIMVPLMVALLKTGQHKAHGTSLIALVFTGIAGAATYALRGSVDILAAALLASTAVFTARAGARYANALPEWKLKKSFGAFMILVTVLLLLKPSLSQIANPFTGWLKIAALLVTGVFTGFLSGMMGVGGGTIMVPSMVLLTGFTQHTAQGSSLLAMIPAGGAGALTHWRLGNVNAAILPGLISGILIGTFLGSNLAHFISEGNLRVIFAAVLVWTGIKYLKTPAPKLLRPENE; translated from the coding sequence ATGAGTTTTATTATTGGATTAGTGGCGGGAACTTTCGGAGGCCTTGTCGGCCTCGGCGGCGGCATAATTATGGTACCGCTCATGGTAGCCTTGCTCAAAACCGGTCAACACAAGGCCCACGGCACAAGCCTGATCGCCCTCGTCTTTACCGGCATAGCCGGCGCCGCCACATACGCCTTGAGGGGTTCCGTGGACATTTTGGCCGCCGCGCTGCTGGCGTCCACCGCCGTATTTACCGCCCGGGCCGGAGCGCGCTACGCCAATGCCCTGCCCGAATGGAAGCTGAAAAAATCCTTCGGCGCCTTCATGATCCTGGTCACCGTCCTGCTCCTGCTGAAACCCTCCCTCTCGCAAATTGCCAACCCGTTTACCGGCTGGTTAAAAATTGCAGCACTGCTGGTAACCGGCGTTTTCACCGGTTTCCTTTCCGGAATGATGGGAGTGGGCGGGGGCACCATAATGGTTCCCTCGATGGTTCTCCTTACCGGTTTTACCCAGCACACCGCCCAGGGCAGCTCGCTCCTGGCCATGATTCCTGCCGGCGGGGCAGGCGCACTTACCCACTGGCGCCTGGGAAACGTCAATGCGGCCATTCTGCCCGGCTTGATTTCCGGCATTCTCATCGGCACATTCCTGGGCAGCAACCTGGCCCACTTCATTTCCGAAGGGAATTTGCGCGTCATCTTTGCCGCCGTGCTGGTCTGGACGGGGATAAAGTACCTGAAAACCCCTGCTCCCAAACTGCTCAGGCCGGAAAATGAGTAA